The following DNA comes from Papaver somniferum cultivar HN1 chromosome 4, ASM357369v1, whole genome shotgun sequence.
CGCCAATATGTATTTATCCAacagttttgatttttgatgatgtGGTACCTACTATTCCATTTCTTTGGCTCCTATACAAGCCAAGCCAATCCTGTATGAAATTTTATTGTTGTAACTGCTACCTTAATTTATGTCTTCTCTGCCTTATAAGCCTCCCTTCTTTTAGGATCAATCTGTTTGATCGATTGATTAAAATTTTGgaaatcttttttattttcttttttatagtTAAAAAGAATCGCGTTCTTTTGATGAATCACATCATGTTCATATTTTCTGTGAACCCATTATCAGTGAACCCATTATCAGGAAATACAATAATCTTTATTATGTATCGCACAGTTACTCCGTTATCAATGAACCCAATATCAcataattttcatattttctgtATACTAACATTGATCAGTTAATCTTTACTTTTTTTAACTGTATGTTGTTGTCGAAATTGAGAAactctaacaaaaaaaaatattaatctcGAATCATGTAAAAATGAACAGATTATTTTTATTCCAAACCACGTTACACACAACGTTGTACTTGTAtcttatgatttttatttatgtATACCTAGATTAGAATAAAATGAAGAGAGATCTATGATTTTACATTTCACTCAATCATGTTCCGTTCTAGAGTGTCGGCTTTTAGAAGAAGACGATCCTGAAAAAATCAATAATTTTCTATAAATAAGGAAGTTTCTTTTTTAACCCTAACCGGAATTTTGGCTTGGCTTGAAAGAAGCCGGTAAGATTTGAGTTTTGGTTGCCGCGTCAGCATATTATCAAAACCGTCGGATTTAAATAAACTAATGGATGTGATATTTTGTCAAAACAGTTTTCAAGGGATCCCGACCCATTAATGAAAGTTTGGTTACCAATGATGGAAAGAAAATTCAAAGTAAGAGAAGTACAACTTCTTCCCATCCTTCCTTTTCTAAATGAGGGTGCTCTACCGGAATGTCTGGGGCTTAAGAAAATCTCAAGACATTGACAAAGTAAGAAGTTTAGTTCATTCTTTTTTTCCCACTTTAGTCTGGATTGCTGAACCTAAAATAAGAGTTACAGCTGAAAATTGCAAGAAACTTAGATTAGCTGGTATGCAGAATATGATAATCCATAATTCAAGTGAAAATTGTAAAGGTAATATTTGGTTATTGTAGAGTGCTTCAACTAATACTCCAATGATGGTTCCAAACACAAAACAAGCTACTACAGTGGATGTATGAGATGTTTTGGTTACATGCGCTCATGCAACTTCTCTAACTGTTGATAGAAGAGAGTTATGGGAGGATATGATGTAAACTTCTTACTGAATCAAATTTGGATGGTTATTTAAGATTTTAATGCAGTTCTCAGTATAATTGAGGTAGAAGTCCTCTAAGAGTATCATTGCTAGATTTTAATAATTTTCTTCAAAGTTATGAATTGATGCAAGCCCTAAAAACTGGCTTAGTATTTTCCTGGTATAATAACAGAGCTGGAGCTAAATGAATTGTGTGCAACTCAGATAAAGTTGTATACAATGTGAAGTGGTTTGAACTTTATCATAGATGGGGTTATAAAGTGGTATTAAGAGAAACTTCTGATCATGGAATGTTATTTGGTGATAATTAATACTCTATTCATAAACATGTTAATATGTCATTCGAAGCACTTAAAATTTGGTCGACTCGTGATGGTTTTTTCAAGTTAGTAGAAAAAGCTTGGAATATGGAGGTAAATAGAAATCCCGGTTTCATTTTCATGTCTAAGTTaaaaaaattgaagatgatcATTAAGTATTGGAACTGGAATATCTTTGGAGATGTCCAAAAGAAGTTTAATAAAGTAGAGGAAGATGTGATGGTTGATGCTTTAATTTCAGATAAACATCCTAGTGATATCAGACTTTTGAATAATTAACCTTGTCACAGCTAGAGGCAATCAAGAAGTATTACTGCAACAGAATAATGAGATAgtgaaacaaaaatcaagaatgatATGGATGAAAGAAGGCCCTTCAAACTCCGGGTTTTTTCATGTCAATCTAAAAATTAGACAAGCCCATAATGCTATAGTGGAGTTGGAAGATAGTGATGGTACAATTATACCTAATCAAAAAGGCGTTGCAGATATTTTGGTAAACCATTTTGAGAGAGAATTTAAACTCAAAGAATTATAAATAGTGGAAGGAATATATGATGCAATTCCTAAAGTGGTATTGGAAGAAGATAATATCATGTTAGAATCAACTCCTATAAATGAAAAAGTGAAGAGAGCAGTTTTTAAAATGGACCCTGACAGTGCATCTGGATCAGAACACTTTGTGCGGATTTTACAGATGGACTTGGGAGATTATGGGAGAGGATCTTATCAAAGCAATTCAATTCCAGTGATCCATAGGTTTCATTCGGTTTAAACTTTAACTTCTTAATGCCGATTCCTAAGATTAAAAATGCTAAGACTGCAAATTATTTCATACCAATTAGGCTTATGAATTCTGATAGGGTAAGTCATTTGATTTGTTTGGATGTAAGACTTAAGTGTGTAGCAGCCAAACTATCAACTTTTGATAAACCTCGTACAGAAGATTCATGGTCCTGGGGTAGAGATTGCATTTTTAAAAGATCTAAAGTGGTTACTTGTTCCTAGATCTTCcttgaagaaaatgaagttatgGTTAATGTTGATGGATCCAGGAAGGATGCAACTGGTGGTAGTGGTTTTATTATTATAAATCGTCATGGGGACACTATTGATGCTGCTTTTGGAGGTTCTTTTCCTTCCCCAGTTATATTTTTCATGAGATACAGGGGGTAGAAACAGGTTTGACTGTGGATAAGCTTAAAAATTGTAGAAGATTGCACATTTGCACTGATTCCATGAGTATTTACAGGTTTTTGTCTGGTTATGAAAGATTGCACATATGAAGAAGAATTATCCATTTGCAGAAGGAATTTGAGTTTATTAGATATACTCACATCCATAGAAAAACTAATCCTGCAACGGATTTATTGGCAAAGAAGCGCCCTAATGAGAAGTTTATTGTTACCAGTGTTGAAAGTTTTTATTGTGAGACGCAAAAAATTTGACCGAGGATAGGAGTAGGAAAATTTATGTTAGACAATAgtgtgtttttgttttattttgttttattttttttgtaaggtTTTGGGTTCTCCTTAACCCGACAGAACgtgtcaaaataaaaataaaaattatgttgTACTTCGACCACGTTTAATAATCAAATACGAAATCTATAGATGTtcaaaacttttcttttttttctttatagtttttattgatcaaatacatattttttttattcaaaaagGGCAAAATTTATTAAGGAAAAAAATAGTTTCACAAAGAGGTGAAAAACACTTGAAACAGTACAAAAAAGAATACTAGCCAAAGACTAGCAGTTACATGATGGTTGTATGCCATTTCCTAATAACCAAATCCATGGGAAGACCATAAAAAATCCTAAGATTAGAAGTTGTATCCCAATTAAAAATTAAGCTTTTAACATCATCAATCAATCTCTTTGTAGTTTTGTACTTTCCCACGAAAACTCTATTGTTTCTTTCTTGCCAAATGATCCACCAAATAGCAAAAGGTAATAAGTCCCAAATATACCATTTCTTAGCTCTCTTCTTTGTTCTCTTCCATTTTCATATGAAAAACCTGACCGAGTTCGGAAATACCAATTGAATTCCATAACAGTTTAAAAAGAAATTCCAGATGGTTTGTGCTATCTCACAGTGTAAAAAGAGATGATCATTAGATTCAACAGCTTTCTTGCACATTATACAACCGTTGATTACAATGACATGTTTTAGTTTGTCCATTATAGGTGCAGCTTTATAACAAAGAGTCCAAGAGAAAAAAGTTACCTTTTGGGGGACTCTCGGATTCCAGAGAATCTTATGCGGGAAAACCAAGAAACCTCCTTTTTCTAATTGTGTATAACAGCTTGCCACGGATAAAGTATTTTCCGGCCTCCAACTCCTGGTATCTGAAAAATCAGTAAAAAAAGAGGGGTCCTGTAGCACATTTAAAAGCAGTGAGACTTCATCGACTTCATTATTTTTCAAGGCTCTGCTAAAGTTAAAATTCCAGGCGGCAATCCCATCAGAATAAGAGATCATATCTCTAATAGTAGCATCCTTACTCCTTGACAATTTGATTAAGGAGGGAAAAGTATTACATAGAAGTTGATCATTGAACCAATAATCCTTCCAGAATAAACAACTATCTCCATTGTGCACTTGAATACTAGTGTTTTGCATCACCAAATCCTTGCTCTTCAAGATACCCGTCCATAAATTTTTCCCCACAGATTTATTTGAAGAATTAGGATGAAAAGCATTTTCATTTCCACCAAATTTTTGATGTACTATTGATCTCCAAATGGCTTTCTTCTCTTTGCCATATCTCCAAATCCATTTAGCATGGAGAGCCTTTGTTCACTATCCTTAGTTTTTTTATACCAACTCCACCTTTGCTTTTTGATAAAGAAACATTATCCCAAGCAACCTAGCTTTTTTTCTTTACGGAATTTGAAGTACCCCGTAAGAATTGTCTCATGATTCTCTCCATTTTCTTTTCAACAACAGCAGGTAATTGAAATAATGATAAGTAATAAATAGGTAAACTGGAAAGAATATGATTAATGAGCATAAGTCTACCTCATTTGGATAAATATTTCCTCGCCAAGTATTTAGTCTTTGTTGAAATTTTTGTAAAATACCCTCCCAAACACTAGCAGATTTTGATTTGCTTCCCAAGGGAATGCCCAAATAATTGATTTTTGGAAAATATAAAATCTGACACCCAAAAATTTCAGGACACTCCAAAACACGTTGAGCATCTCCCACTTTAATTATTGATCAAATACATATATTGCCTAAGGAACACAAGCTGAAGCTGGTGGTCAAATGTTGAAGTTTCTAGCATCATAAAAGGAGGcggaggcaaaaaaaaaaaaaaaaaaaagaagccgaCGGTGTTGCATAAATCTTCTTTTATTTCCTTATGCCATTAACAATTTGGTCCACCTGGTCCACCAAATATTATTGTAGCTCTTTCCTCATCATTGTAGTAACCATTATATTCTATGCCATAGCACTGATCAGATTTAACATTGCTTCTGGAAGTAAAGGCGAAGTAGTCCCCAACATCCACGTAAACATAGTCATCTCGTATATATTGAATTTGTGTTATCGAGCATTGCCTGTTGTAGTCTCCGTTTGGCAACTCTCCTTGTCCCATCGGTGTTGTCATTGGACCATTCGGATCACTTCTTACTAACCCTCCCCAAGCAGCAAATAGTGGAAATTCAGTCATTTGTGGCAGTATAGCTTCTGGCCAGTACCCAACGTGTCTTTTATCTGACCCAGCTATAAGCCACCATTTTTTCTCACTATCCTACAAAAGAATTTATACAGTTCCAAAAATGTCTTATTCTTAACGCATAGGAATACCTTCACAGATAAGAACCCTTGGGTTATGTATTCTAACATTAAAAGCAAAACCCCGACATAATGCAAATATATAAATGTGGCATACCCGAAAGATGTCAAGTTGCAATACACGTTGAGTACCACCAATTTCCGAGACCAAAGGTATAACCGTACCAAGTGTATATTCTGAGTCAACTTGTACAAATCCCGGGCAAAGAGTGTTGTAGCAGCCGTATGTCTGAGACTGATTTTTTGCCTATAATAATACGTACATTTTTATTGGTATTATTAATCAAGggaaaaaaaatgcattttaatGCCAAAATGGAAgtgttttaaaaaaatattttacatTTACCTGAAAAAATCCAAAGAACCGTGTTTGGCTGTCCCCGAATAAATATGGTGCTTCCTGTTAAACCAGACACAAAATTATTAGAACAAACTAATCAATCTACTGGCTTTAAATTTAAATTCGAAAAAGAATTAGATACTCCTACGTGTTATATGTGAAGAAGTTTAAACTCAAACAGTAACTCCTGGGAAGTAGGAGTTGATTATTTCCTTTCACGTATTTCCTTAATTCCTGAATTCTAGCAATTAGTTAGCAGTATTGTTAGTTGGTTCTACCACTTGTATTAGTGGGTTAGTAATGGGTCAGTAAGATTAGGTTGTTTAATCGTGTTTTAGTGATTGCTTAATGTTGTTAGTGGGTTGTAAACATGGGCAGATTCTCACCTATATAATGGTGAATGATTTCTTATCTTAATCAATCGAATTCTGTGTTTCTACAAGTTGCAGTAGAATCAGATCTCTTGTCTCCAGTTTCTTTGTAGTTGAAgtgtttgttattttgtctgtGTGAAATCTGTGCAAGTTGTAGTATAGTTGTTCACTACTCTGATTCAATCTTTGGTCCTTAGAAAGCGTACTCTGATTTCTAACAATATGCACAAGAAGATATAGAATGCATACCACCCATCCTGCCTGTATGGTATTTATGTCATCCGGTGGACCATTTGAAACCCACAATTGAGCTGAACTATATTGATTCTCTCCCACTTTTGGGTTCGCTGTATTGATGACAGAATGGATTCCATGGCCAATTGCCGCCGAGTGGTATCTTCGCATAACAACCTAATTGATGATTTACATTACATGTTGCTTACAAAAACTTAGAAATAAACATAAATGTTCATTCAGTCTTGCGTAATGTACGTACTTACAGTTTGACCAGGTACATCAGCAAAGGGAAAATCAGGATGTTCAGTGAGCTGATatgattttgcaaaatatttCGCCCTTAGTAAATCCTCTTTACTAGTTCTCCGAATGGGTACTGTTCCTTCTGGGCAGTCAAACCGTGTCAGGATATTCGCGGATGGGTCAATAACCAGTGAGGAGTTGGAAGATGAAGTAGAGGAGGACGGCAACGATGATCCAGGAGTGATAGCAGGTCTCATCTGCGCAACATGCTAATTGGTTAACTCTAATAATGAATAGGTCTGTGCTACAGTGTAGAATCCAGCCTGGGCCGTTTGAAGCTATATTGCCTTGGTACGCATACCACTGGCACTGCAGTAGTAACAACCCATAACACCAAAACACTGGatgagaattccttgagagtgAGATTCTCAGGAACCAAATGAAGTTTCATTTTGTTATTAGACTTGAAAAAGTTACCTGGATTTTATGATCCTTGAGCAATGGATGATCAAATGCAGGTTGTTTGTAGATGTCAATGCAATCAAACAATTCACCTTCTTTAGTCTGAAAACAAAATAATATGAATTGAGCTAGTCAAGCTCCCAATTTAGAGTGACATTACAGTGAAGAGGTGATAACAAATCTTAATCTttctttcaggaaaaaaaaaaaaagaaaagaaaaaagacaaaaTTAAACGGAGCAAGCATCACCGTGCCTTAATGGTCTTAACGGGATGCTTATTGAGAATCTCGAGTTGCCTATCCAACTCCATATCTTCCATTTCAGAAATACTTGTTCTTCCATCTACAATAATACCACGGTAAAAGCATAGGCTAAGATGGAGGACAACCATCGACATGTACAGCTTATTACTTACCATTAGAACTATGATTCCGGTACTTCGTTTTACCCTACTTTGTGTAACAAGATGTATGAGCCTTACTTACTCCATGTGTTTATAATAAAGATCCGCCGGAAGAATCGAGGTGCGGATGTGTGCAAGCTGTCAGTATAAAATCTCTGCATTTAATTGAGAATCTTACGTTGCCATTTTAACGTCCAACAATTGATGTACGAATTTATGCGTAAAATTCTTATcgagaaataaaataaatggcATAAAATCTCTGCATTGATAGTAATTTTCTGTCAGCGTCTATTTTAATTTACCGGTGGGTTTGGATGCAGATTTTAAAAGTGAGATTTATGGGTTCGGAGGATTTggtgaaattgcgtttgtttcgGTACGTTTGGTTGTCCAATCCCTGAAATTATGTTTCCTATGTATTTTTCTAGCAAATCCTCTGTATGGAGTCTGGCCCTCCCCTAAGATTTGTTGgtaaacttatcaagggatttgtGAATCCATGCCCATTTTTTTCTAAATGGGTAACTTATTTAAATACCACTTAAAATcgggtccagatcgtctgtgccactgcttgtgtgtgccctatgtgccacaccaatagaaacacggtattttctcttggatttgtaatatcttctttaactaattaattatctttcctaatcgattagtgttgtataaatagaaaatctatttagctagtcatggttaatgagaggaatgatgtggcgtgtttctattggtgtggcacatagggcacacacaagcagtggcacagacgatctcgacccCTTAAAATCTATCTCttgaaatatatccttatacaatttttaaaaatttccaTACCTTCTAAAAGTTGAAGCAACTAACACAAGTTGTTTCCAGAAGTGGGGCAACTTATATATGGCAACTTTATATAAGTTGCTTTCAAAAATGAAAGCACTTTCTCGAGTTGACTCTAAAAAAGAGTTATTTTTTACCCCTCGGGGGTATTTGTACAAGGTCAACAGAAATGGAGGGTATTTATAATATtccgacttttttttttaacactgAATACCctatatatacaattttaagattCTAAGGATAATGCCAAACACTACATGGACTTAAGAAAAGATAATTTTATGAATCCTAGGATTTTTAACTGAATTTCCAAATACACGTGGGATTTAAATGAATCCCGGAATTTGTAATCCGTGatattataaatttttcttaattgTACATTCCGCAACCAAACCCACCAATATTCATTCTTCTGGCTAGGTAAAGATAGTTGTACGAAACTCGTATACAAATTGCAACCCACTTAATGTAAACCCAAAGTTGATATACCCACAAAAGAGTCCAAAATCGAAAACCTGTTATAAAGCTGAAATGGAAGAAGAAGGCCTAACCAAATTTAGGCCCTTACCTCTAGACTTACCAGATCCCAAAGACCGAAACCTAATATAGTCAATTTTGGGCGTGCTCTCAGTGAGATTCACGATTTCGGTGTATGGCCAAGATGAATCTCTTAATCTCAGCGAGATATGCCCGAAAAACTCGCTGAGATGGTCGAGTTCCTGCCGAGACGAGGGGCACTGCAAAATTCCATTATAAATTTCAAAATTGGCTACGAAAAACtagattttctttttgatttgtgAAATTGTGAATCATATTACGAGGGATGAGTTCAAGTTAGTCTAAAATCCCCAATGTCTTCATCAATTACTCGACTAAGTGGTATAAGTTTTGAAAATAAGTATTCTGAGATTTCACCGAGATAAAGTTGTCAAGGTATCTTGGTTCCGACCGAGACGAGATCGAGAACCGAGATTCACTATAGTGGTTCTAACATAGCCCTAGAATCAACCAACACACAAAAAAACGAATTTTTTCCTGAAATTTCAGAGAAATTTCATCGTCGTAACCCAACAATGTTTTAACGACATAATGATCCATGAAAGGTGAACCACTCATCACTGCCAGTATGCATGAAACCTTCGATGTTAGAACGAAAACGAACTTACTTTCTTAAGAACAACCCCCACTAACTCATTACCTTAATATATAAGAAATATTGAGCGAAACTGCATCTCTAAAACACCTGTCGCCATCAATACCACCACCTTCAAACCTCACAACCATCACCAATCATTGGAAACCCTCTTTAAAGAATAAATTGAGAGTTTTACACAAGTTTTTGCTATGAGGTTGAATTATAAGGAAAAGAAATATGTAGAAGAAACGCAATACACCACTATGCTTCGGATTTGAAATTTAATTTAGGAATAATTCTCGAGAAGGAATTTCGGTGTTATCATTTCATTGTTGGTCAAATAATGAGACTCATCATAACCTATGCATGTCATTTTGTAGGTAATATAATTTGTTCAATGTTGAGCACATCTTATAACTCTGCATGCATGCATTTGTTGTCAGTTTGTTTGAATTTGTTTATCACAACTCATTTCTTGGTGGTGTGCTAAAAGTTACTGAAGGTTAACAGAGCTATGCAGTAGTACGTAATCTAAATATTACAAAGAACACAGACACTCACACAAACAAGAGCAAGAATCTAACGAGTTGAATTCTCAAGAAACATATAAGTAATCTTTTATATTGTCGTAAAGTAGAAACATATAAAACCCAATTTAGAGAAGAAGAGATTTATGGTGTATCCTCTATACGATCTTATAGGCTATTTATATACACATGCGTTGGCAACATTACTTATCCTACAAAAAATAAATGTCTTCCTAACCCGATTCTAAGTGTTGGAAAATCTGAGTTATAATCATGTATACAATTGCTTTAATCACTAATGAACAAAATTCGTATATTAGTTTGTAAAAATAACATATGACTTATTGGTTAAGATACTTTTTTAAATACCTAGTGTACAACAATCTTGTTTCTCAATTTCAGCACACCAGAGTGTCCACAATTTATATAACATACAATATAAATGTCATAAAGAAAAACAAGGATAAGAAGTACCAATTTAATATGTGTATTAGAAAACACcgaggtacccaaatacaccaccaattttttcttaggcaatctgtatggacaaactcaacataaccccgagagtaaaaactcactcaaggaaagtgcctagagttatgaaaaagcggggggtacaacaaccacacccaacaattcgtttggcaatctgagaggacttactccaatatactttcaagagaatcaactagacagtcagactcaatctttagaaaagtataccaaagagtttatatctctatctctcaattcaatccgcaatcagtaaatagaaatttgcgagcccgattgaatataagagaagtaacttgaacggtaccaaagaccaatgttcaaggatcaattaatttcaatcaacaaacaaacgttggatttaccaattgatcgattcaacccacaacctgtgatatttcaattatataacaaaatataatgcggaaaagaaataacacggacaccagaattttgttaacgaggaaaactgcaaatgtagaaaaaccccgggacctagtccagctttgaacaccacaatgtattaaaccgctacagacactagcctactaccaatgaacttcggactggattatagttgaaccctaatcaatctcacgctgattcaaggtacaattgcgtttcttacggatcccagcaggatactgagcacttgattcccttagatgatctcacccacaaccaagagttgctacgacccaaagtcgaatacttgataaacaaatctgtctcacacagaaaagtctattggaagagataaatctgtctcctatagaaatacctatgatttttggtccattttttgataaatcaaggtgaacagtaaccaattgataaaccagacttctattcccgaagaacaacctagtattatcaatcacctcacaataatctaaatcgtatggaagcgaaactagatattttggaatcacaaacgatgagacgaagatgtttgtgactacttcatatcttgcctatcggagaataaatctcgatcaaatcttagagaagatagtactcaaacgatagaatcaagaagatcagaacacgcaactacagagaaaatagttgggtctggcttcataatcccaatgaagtcttcaagtcgttaacctacagggtttcatgaaaaacctaaggttgcaggagaatcgactctattttatgcaactagtatcacacaggaggtg
Coding sequences within:
- the LOC113273935 gene encoding uncharacterized protein LOC113273935, with protein sequence MVSNKLYMSMVVLHLSLCFYRGIIVDGRTSISEMEDMELDRQLEILNKHPVKTIKTKEGELFDCIDIYKQPAFDHPLLKDHKIQMRPAITPGSSLPSSSTSSSNSSLVIDPSANILTRFDCPEGTVPIRRTSKEDLLRAKYFAKSYQLTEHPDFPFADVPGQTVVMRRYHSAAIGHGIHSVINTANPKVGENQYSSAQLWVSNGPPDDINTIQAGWVEAPYLFGDSQTRFFGFFQAKNQSQTYGCYNTLCPGFVQVDSEYTLGTVIPLVSEIGGTQRVLQLDIFRDSEKKWWLIAGSDKRHVGYWPEAILPQMTEFPLFAAWGGLVRSDPNGPMTTPMGQGELPNGDYNRQCSITQIQYIRDDYVYVDVGDYFAFTSRSNVKSDQCYGIEYNGYYNDEERATIIFGGPGGPNC